In one Parageobacillus genomosp. 1 genomic region, the following are encoded:
- the glmM gene encoding phosphoglucosamine mutase translates to MGKYFGTDGVRGVANRELTPELAFKIGRCGGYVLTKSTERPKVLIGRDTRISGHMLEGALVAGLLSIGAEVMRLGVISTPGVAYLTKALGAQAGIMISASHNPVQDNGIKFFGPDGFKLSDEQEREIEELIDSPEDMLPRPIGKSLGQVNDYFEGGQKYLQYLKQTIDEDFSGLKIALDCAHGATSSLATHLFADLEADVVTMGASPNGLNINEGVGSTHPEALAAFVKEKGADVGLAFDGDGDRLIAVDEYGNIVDGDQIMYICAKYLKEIGRLKHQTVVSTVMSNLGFYKALEAQGIQSVQTAVGDRYVVEEMKKNGYNLGGEQSGHIIFLDYNTTGDGLLTALQLVNIMKIKGKPLSELAGEMKKYPQLLVNVKVADKGKVMENEKVKAVIQEVEAEMNGNGRVLVRPSGTEPVVRVMAEAPTEEDCRNYVERIASVIREEMGIE, encoded by the coding sequence ATGGGTAAATACTTTGGTACTGACGGTGTACGCGGAGTAGCGAATCGAGAACTGACACCAGAGCTGGCGTTTAAAATCGGGCGCTGCGGCGGATATGTATTAACGAAAAGTACAGAACGCCCGAAAGTGTTAATCGGCCGTGACACCCGGATTTCCGGCCATATGCTCGAAGGAGCGCTTGTCGCCGGATTGCTTTCCATCGGAGCGGAAGTCATGCGCCTCGGCGTCATCTCCACTCCAGGGGTTGCTTATTTAACAAAGGCGTTAGGAGCACAGGCAGGGATTATGATTTCGGCGTCTCATAATCCTGTTCAAGATAACGGAATTAAATTTTTCGGTCCAGATGGCTTTAAGCTATCCGACGAACAAGAAAGAGAGATTGAAGAGTTGATTGACAGTCCGGAAGATATGTTGCCAAGGCCGATCGGCAAATCGTTAGGACAAGTGAATGATTATTTTGAGGGCGGACAAAAGTATTTACAATACTTAAAGCAAACCATTGATGAAGATTTTTCTGGCTTGAAAATTGCGCTAGACTGCGCGCATGGAGCTACTTCGTCGTTGGCGACGCATTTATTTGCCGATTTAGAAGCCGATGTTGTGACAATGGGTGCATCACCAAACGGGCTTAACATTAACGAAGGAGTAGGCTCCACCCATCCGGAGGCGTTAGCGGCATTTGTGAAGGAAAAAGGCGCCGATGTTGGACTAGCCTTTGATGGCGACGGCGACCGCCTCATTGCCGTCGATGAATATGGAAATATTGTGGATGGCGATCAAATTATGTACATTTGCGCCAAATACTTAAAAGAAATCGGGCGGTTGAAACATCAAACAGTCGTTTCTACTGTCATGAGCAACCTCGGGTTTTACAAAGCGCTGGAAGCCCAAGGAATTCAAAGCGTGCAAACCGCGGTCGGCGACCGCTATGTAGTCGAAGAAATGAAGAAAAATGGCTACAATCTAGGCGGAGAACAGTCGGGACACATTATTTTCCTTGACTATAACACGACAGGAGACGGATTGCTGACGGCGCTGCAGCTTGTCAATATTATGAAAATCAAAGGAAAACCGCTGTCCGAGCTGGCAGGCGAAATGAAAAAATATCCGCAGCTGCTCGTCAATGTAAAAGTGGCGGATAAAGGGAAAGTGATGGAAAACGAAAAAGTAAAAGCGGTCATTCAAGAGGTAGAAGCAGAAATGAATGGAAATGGCCGCGTGCTTGTCCGCCCGTCGGGAACGGAGCCAGTCGTGCGTGTCATGGCGGAAGCGCCGACAGAGGAAGATTGCCGAAACTATGTAGAACGGATCGCTTCCGTCATTCGTGAAGAAATGGGAATAGAATAA